The halophilic archaeon DL31 nucleotide sequence GCGTACCGTCTTCCGAACGGTGACGTGATCGGCGTCGCGACCGCTGTCGTCCCAGCCGTCGGCCGTCCAGAACTCGCCGAACTGTGCGCCGCGATGGAGTCCGTTCCAGTCGACACCCACGATATCGGCCGGTGGATCGGCAGAGGGCGTCGGTCGGGTCAGCTGTCGGATGGCCTCGAGCTGCTTGGGTGGGCTTCCGCCGAGGATGTGGACGCGCCGACCGCGCCAGTCAGCCGGGTCAGAGAACTCGTGGGCCAACCGGTCGGCGTACCCGCGCGAATAGCCAAGGCCGATATCTTCGGGAATCGCGTCGATCACCGCCTGGGACTTCGGGACGATGATGATCTCGGCCTCGGGACAGCTCGCTTGGATCTCACGAGCAGCGGCGACGTGGTCGTCGACGTCGTCGCGTTCGTAGACGTCGCCGATGACGCCGACCTGTGGTTCGTGTTCGAAGAACCGATCGACGAATCGATCCAGATCGGGGTTCCGGAAGTCGTTGTCGAGCATTCCGACGGGGAGGCTGAGGTCCTGATACTGGCTTGCCTGATACCTACAGTCCTCCCGAAATCCAGAAGATACCCAAGTCTGAATGCATCAAGCGCGAACGGGAGTCGTGGAAGAAGGCTACGAACTCTACCTGATGGGCGGCGGCAATTTCGCTGGCCGTGGTACTGCTGTGGCTCTTGAGAATGGTCATGAGTGCGATTGCGGGCCCAGCACCCTGCACCTCTCTAGGGATGACCGACAAACCCTAGATTAACCAACAAATTTGGAAGTTATCCGTTACTGTTGGTTAATCGCATTACTCCTCCTCTGCCTCGCGGAGTTCAGCTGCCTTGCGGTCGAGTCGCTTCAGGATCGGCGTTCGGTTCTGGTGAGCGTTCTCGTAAGCGACACACTCTCGGAGCGTCTCCATATCGGGAATCGTCGCGATCCCAGCCTCGATCAGGCGATGATTCGGCGCTTCGAGACGTTTCTCAGGCGGAAACTCGTCATCACCCTCGTTGCCATCCGTAGACCGTTCCATCTCTGTTGACCTCCACCCCTTGAGGGCGAGAGAAACAGATCAGCGACTACAGCATCGTCGCGACGTCAGCTCATCGCGTCTTGGAACCGCTCACGGATCGCATCCTCACGCTCCTCGAACTGGTCGACTTTCTCCTGCAGAACTTCACCTCGGGCCGCGGAGGCGTTCGAGGCGGATGTGAATCCGCTGTGACGGGTCAGACGACTATCCATATTTTGGCTCTGTAGTTTCGCTATACGGAGGTCGATTTGGGCTATTTTGGCCAGTATATTCCCGGCGATTGCGCGATTTGTACCCTCGTCCAGCGATTCATTTAGCTGGATTTCGATAAAACCGAGAGATAGCAGCCGGTTCAGAGCACAAGGCCATCTACAGACAGTTTAGGACCGATTTCCCGCGAATTGTAGTACCGCCTAGCGAAACTACAGAGCCCATATTTTAGGATGCTGGTCATGTGTTGACGGACTGCTTAAAGAGTTCAAGGAGAAATGTATCTAGTGACATGCCTGATGATGACACTCTGGCGTTGGTGAACGGTGTGGCGGATGATGGGGGGGTGCTGGTGGGGTTTACGGATGGGAGCTGGCATGGGATCGTCGAGGATGAGACGGGAGATGCCCGTGTAGGGGATGTTGTTCGGGTTGAACCACGGTCGTATGGGTCGGACGAGTATCAGGCCGTGACGGTCGTGAAGGAGGGCGGCTGGGATTATGGCAATCCCGTAGCGGTTGTTGAGCAGATTTTCGATGATACGATGATGGTCCGGACCGAGGAACGGGAGATG carries:
- a CDS encoding hypothetical protein (KEGG: hla:Hlac_3122 hypothetical protein); translated protein: MLDNDFRNPDLDRFVDRFFEHEPQVGVIGDVYERDDVDDHVAAAREIQASCPEAEIIIVPKSQAVIDAIPEDIGLGYSRGYADRLAHEFSDPADWRGRRVHILGGSPPKQLEAIRQLTRPTPSADPPADIVGVDWNGLHRGAQFGEFWTADGWDDSGRDADHVTVRKTVRHSLVRVREFWKAHGIWPETTPQDEGLHIEYGGPTPADLEQAACTECGANVWRTRRGPYVAEYDTGAIRGYCSYECYFTHRHRNNLEEIDGEQSIYIPPT
- a CDS encoding hypothetical protein (KEGG: hma:pNG6163 hypothetical protein), producing the protein MERSTDGNEGDDEFPPEKRLEAPNHRLIEAGIATIPDMETLRECVAYENAHQNRTPILKRLDRKAAELREAEEE